The DNA region CGCGCCGATGCCCTCGCCAAGGCGGCTGAGGCTCGCAAAGCGCGCTCCGAGCTGCTTGCGTCGATCAAGTCCGGCAAGGAGAGCATCGACAAGGTGCTCAAGCAGGCCAAGGAGAACAAGACCATCGGCAAGACGAAGGTCACGCAGCTGCTGAAGGCCGTGCCCGGCCTGGGCGCGGTCAAGGTCGCCGCCCTGCTGGAGCAGGCCGGGATCGACCCGGACCGGCGTGCCGCCGGCCTGGGCGAGCGGCAGCGCGAGGCCCTTCTCGAGGCGCTGAAGTAACGCCGGGCGCGTCTCTCTTGGCCGGAGGCCTCGGATTTGCGGAGGCGGGCCGCCGACATGGCTGGGCGAGTGACAGCCGTTGCCACGGCCCGGCTACGGAAATCCGGCAGCGCGCTGTTGAGAGACACCGCCCAGGTCACGGGCTGTCCGGGGGAAGGTGTTGCCTGAGAGGCTGTTGCCCGGGCAACACTTTCCCCTGGTCTCAGCCGGAGCCTGGGACGCTGGTGGGGTGACGACCAGTACCGCACCGGCCACCCCGGCAGACCTGGCCGCCCGCTACGAGCGGGGCGACTTCCTCCTGGCCACGGCACGGCACGCGCTCCTCGCGAGCGGGGCCGTGGCCACCGCGACCGACACCGAGCCGTCGCGGCTGTCCGGGGCGCTCCCCGGGCTGTTCACCGACTCGGGTGGTTCGATCGCGGTCGGTGTGCTGCCCTTCGACACCGGCTCGACACCGAGCCACCTCGTGCTCCCGCGCGCGGTCCATCGCGCGTCGTCCGACCACGCGGCCGTCCCGCCGCGCACCTCGCTTCCGCGGCCGGTCAAGGTGACTCCCGTGCCGGAACCGGAGGCCCATCTGGCCGCCGTCCGCGCGGCCGTCGCGGCGCTGAGCGACCGTGACCTGCGCAAAGTCGTCCTGGCCCGCGCGCTCGATCTCGACTTCGCCGAGGCCGTCCCGGTCGCCGAAGTCGTCCGGAACCTGGCGAACGGGAACCCCCGGCACACCACGTACGCCGCGCAGCTGCCCGACGGGCGCACACTGGTCGGCGCGACCCCCGAACTCCTGCTCTCCCGCACCGGCGGCGCCGTCCTGTCCCGGCCGCATGCCGGGTCGATGCCCCGGTCGGCGGACCCGGCGATCGACAAGGCCAATGGTGAGGCGTTGCTGGCGTCCGAAAAGGACCACGTCGAACACGCCGTGGTGGTGGAGTCCGTCGTCGAGATCCTGCGGCCCTTCTGCCGCACGCTCGACGTCCGCGGCCCCGAACTCGTCTCGACGCCGGCCATCTGGCATCTGTCGACCACCGTCACCGGTGAGCTGATCGACCAGGACGTCACCGCGCTCGATCTCGCGGCCGCGCTGCATCCGACCCCCGCGATCTGCGGCACGCCGACCGACGCCGCACGCTCGCTCGTCCAGGAGCTGGAGCCGTTCGACCGCGCGTACTACGCGGGCGCCGTCGGCTGGGTCGACGCGGCGGGGGACGGCGAATGGGCCGTCGGGATCCGGTGCGCGGAGATCGCCGACACCGCGATGCGGCTGTACGCCGGCGGCGGGATCGTGCCCGCCTCCGACCCGCAAACCGAACTCGACGAGACCTCGGCGAAGTTCCGCACCCTGCTGGCCGCGATGGGTCTGGAGCTCTGACGCGTTTCGTCCTCTGAATGCGGTACTTGCACGCGCAACTACCGCATTCAGAGGACGAAACGCGGGGTCAGAGGGTCGCGAAGGTTTCGGTGACCGAGATGTCGTCCGAGGTGATCAGCGCGACGGCGGCCCGGTAGCCCTCGGCCGCCTTCAGGTCCGCGAGCCGGGTCCGGGCCGGGTCGAGGGCCTCGTGCGTCGACCGGACCAGCCGCGCCTGCTCGTCGTAGCCGGAGAACGTGATGCTCTGCAGCGGGATCTTGAGGCCCTTCCCGGTGGCCTTCATGACCGCTTCCTTGCGCGTCCAGTAGGTGAAGAACGCCGTCGCGCGCTGCTCGTCGGACAGCCCGGAGATCGCGGCCTGCTCCGCGGGGGTCAGCGCGTACTCCATGAGCGAGTCCTCGGCCCGCCTGGTGGCCGTCTCGACGTCGAGGCCGACCGGTGTCCCCGCGGTGGCCGCGACGCCGATGAGGTCGCCCGAATGCGAGATCGACAGCATCAGCGGCGCGCCGGGGACCTTGGGCCGCCCGTGCGGTTTGCCGCAGTCTTCGCAGGTCGCGTCGAAGCTCACGTCCTCGACGGCCATGCCGAGCCGCTCGGCGGCGACCGTCTTCGCCAGCACCCGGCCGGTCAGGAACCGGCGTTTGTCGATGTCCTGGCGGTAGTTCGCGTACCGGCCCTGCTCGAGCTCGTCGAGCAGGGCCAGGAACCGGGGTTCAGCGGGCAGGGGCTCCGACCAGCGGACCGCGCATTCGATCACGTCTCCTTCTTACCCGATTCCACGGTCGCGTCACTCGCGTTTTCGTCGAGCAAGGTCGCTTCGTCGAACGGCGACTCGCCGTTCAGCGTACGGTCCAGCTGCTCACGGTCGATCTCGTTGGTCCAGGTGCCGATCAGCACGGTCGCGACGGCGTTGCCCGCGAAGTTCGTCAGCGCGCGGGCCTCGGACATGAACCGGTCGATGCCGACGATGAACCCGACGCCGTCGACCAGCTCCGGCCGGTGCGACGACAGCCCGCCCGCCAGCGTCGCGAGCCCGGCGCCGGTGACCCCGGCCGCGCCCTTCGACGCGATGATCATGAACACCAGCAACGAGATCTGCTCGCCGATGGTCAGCGGTTTGTCGAGCGCGTCGGCGATGAAGATGGACGCCATCGTCAGGTAGATCGCGGTGCCGTCGAGGTTGAACGAGTACCCGGTGGGCACGGTGATGCCGACGACCGGTTTGGAGACGCCGGCGTGCTCCATCTTCGCGATCAGGCGCGGCAGCGCGGACTCCGACGACGACGTCGACAGGATCAGCAGGAACTCGCGGCCGAGGTAGCGCAGCAGTTTGAAGATGTTGACCCTGGCGAACAGGCCGATGATCAGCCCGAGCACCACGAACACGAACAGCGCGCAGGTGATGTAGAAGCCGAGCATGATCACCGCGAGGCTCTGCAGCGCCTTCCAGCCGGTCTCGCCGACGACGGCGGCGATCGCGCCGAACGCGCCGACCGGGGCCGCCCACATGATCATCGCCAGGATCCGGAACACGAGCCGCTGGATGTGCTCGATGCCGCGGCGGATCGGCTCGCCTTTCGTGCCCAGCTTCTGCAGCGCGAACCCGGCGAGCAGGGCGACCAGCAGCGTCTGCAGCACCTCGCCCTCGGTGAACGCCGACACCAGCGTTTTCGGGATGATCCCGAGCAGGAACTCGACGGTGCCCTCGCTCTTGGCGATCTGGTCCTGGCCCTTTTCGGCGATCTCGGGCGTCAGGTGCAGGCCGGTGCCGGGCTGCAGGATGTTGCCGACGACCAGGCCGATGACCAGCGCGACGGTCGACATGATGAGGAAGTAGCCGATCGCGAGCCCGCCGACGCGGCCGACCTTCGCCGCCTTCGCCACCGAGCCGACGCCGAGCGCGATCGTGCAGAAGATGATCGGCGAGATCATCATCTTGATCAGGTTCACGAACCCGGTCCCGAGCGGCTTCAGTTCCTTGCCGACGGCGGGGAACAGGATCCCGACCGCGATGCCGAGCGCCACCGCCACGATGACGGCTATGTAGAGGTAGTGGGTGCGATCCCGCTTCGCCGCGGGTGCTGCCGTGCTCATGGGTGCCCTTCGACGAGACGGGGACAGGTTGCGAAAACTTATGACAACTCCTCGGCTGACGACAACCGAAGCGGTACGCTGACTAAGCGAGCGCTTAGTCACTGTCGAACAGGAGCGGGCTGACCATGGATTTCTCTCTGAGCGTCGAGGAACGCGAGGTGCGCGACTGGGTCCGCACGTTCGTCCAGCGCGACCTCATGCCGCGTGAGCAGGAGGTGCTGCGCCGCGAACGCGCCGGTCAGCCCGGCCTGACCACCGACGAGCTGCGCGAGCTGCAGCTGAAGGCCAAGGAGTCCGGGTTCTGGGGTGTGCAGACGCCGGAGGAATACGGCGGCATGGGCCTGTCCGCGGTGATGACCGCGCTGCTGGAGGCCGAACTCGGCCGCACGTTCGTGCCGTTCCGCTTCGGCGGCGCCGCCGACAACATCCTGTACTACGCCAACGACGAGCAGAAGGAGCGCTACCTGCTCCCGACGATCTCGGGCGAGCGCAAGTCGTGCTTCGCGATCACCGAACCCGGCGCGGGTTCGGACGCCAAGGCCATCCGGACCTCCGCCCGCAAGGACGGCACCGACTGGGTCATCAACGGCGAGAAGACCTTCATCACCGGCGGCAACGAGGCCGATTTCGTGATGGTCTTCGCGATCACCGATCCCGAGAAGGGCGCGAACGGCGGCGTCACCTGCTTCCTCGTCGACCGTGACGCGGGCTGGAAGTCCGAATACATCGACACCATGGGCGAATGGGGCCCGGCGGCACTGGTCTTCGAGGACGTCCGCGTGCCGGAGACGCAGATCCTCGGCGAGCTCGGCCACGGGTTCGACCTGGCCATGCAGTGGATCGGGGCGGGCCGGTACCTGCTGCCCGCGCGCGCCATCGGCTCCTGCGAACGGCTGATCTCGATGGCCATCGAGCACGCCAACACGCGGGAGACGTTCGGGCAGAAGATCGCCGAGCGCCAGGCCATCCAGTGGATGATCGCGGATTCCGGCACCGAGCTGGAGGCGCTGCGCTGGCTGGTGCTGCACGCCGCCTGGCAGGTCGACCAGAAGCTGGACTCGCGGCACGCGCAGTCGATGGCGAAGCTGTACGGCGGGGTGAAGGCGAACGAGATCGTCGACCGCGTCCTGCAGATCCACGGCGGGATGGGCTACACGCGGGAACTGCCGGTCGAGCGGTGGTACCGCGAGCTGCGGCTGCTGCGGATCTACGAGGGCACCGACGAGATCCAGCGCCGGACCATCGCGCGGAACCTGCTCAAGGGGCACGTCAAGGTCGGCGGCACGCTGGGCTGACGGTCGCCCTTGCCATGAAGGCCTCCTTCCCCGCGGTCAAGGCAGGGAAGGAGGCCTTCACGGACTTTGTCTAGTCTTCCTTCTGGTTCCGCATCGCGATCGGGACCCCGGCCAGGTCCTCCTCGTTGCAGAGAAGCTTCACGTCGTAGTAGGGCGAACCCTTGCGGTCGTCATAGTCGAGATGGACGGCCAGCACATCGACCGGTTCCCCGAGCCACTCCTGAGCCTGGCGTAGCCATGTCGCGCACCGTTCGAGGGCCGTGGGCAGGTCGTCGTCGCGGAAGCCCACCGGGCGGTAGGGGACGTCCTGCACCTGATCACGGGGGTTCGAAGGCACCGGCAACGCCGGCGAGAGACCCGAGTCGTCCAGTTCGAGTTGGATCGTTTGCTCAGTCACCCTTCGAGCGTCCCCCAGAGAAGCCGTCTGAGCAAGGCGTACAGACCTAAGTCGCCGCTAAACGGGCACTCGCCACACTCCCGAGACCACTTCACGGCAGTTTTGCAACGCCGTGACGTCCAGCTGCCGTTCGCAGGCGAGCGCCCGCAGCGCCAGCTCCGCGTAATGGGAGGCCAGCTGATCGAGGGTGAGCGGCCCCTGCGGCGAATACCAGCGCGCGACCCCGCTGCACATCTCCACCAGCGCGAGCCGGGTGACCGAAGGCTGGCCGGTGTGGAAGACGCCGGCCGCGACACCGTCTTCGATGGCGTCCGCCCACAGCTTTTCGTAGGCGTCGCGCAGGCCCACCACTTCGGCCCTGGCGCCCGGGGTGAGCGCGTGGACCTCGTTGTCCACCACGCGGGTGTCATCCGGTTGGATGGCGTGCGCGAGCACGTGCAGCGCCACCAGGGATCCGAGCCGTGACACGGGATCCGACAGCCCGGCGGTCGCCAGCTCGGCCGCGTCGAGCAGGCGCCGCAGCGACTCGTTCATGATGGCGACCAGCAGATCCTCTTTGGTGCCCATGTAGTGGTACAGGCTGGCCGACGACAGCTCCGCCTCCTGCGCCAGATCCCGGATGCCGGTGCCGTGGAACCCCTTGGCGGCGAACAGTTTCACCGCCGCCTGGCGGACTCTCTCCCGGGTGCTCAGAGCCATGACTCCGTGGTCCTGTCCCAGGAACCGGCGCGGAGGTCTTCCGCCTTCTTGAGCTCACCCTTCGCGACCCGTTCCGACGGTGTCATCGGCAGTTCCGCCTCGATGGCCCAGAACCGGGGAACCTTGAAGTAGGCGAGTTTCGCCGAACAGAACTCCGCCAGCTCGGCCGGTTCGCACCGGTGCCCCTCGTTCTCGTCGAGGACTATGTACGCCTTGACCTCTTCGCCGCGGATGTCGTCCGGCACCGCGATGACGGCGGCGAGCTTGACCGCGGGATGCAGCTGCAGCGCCCGCTCGACCTCGTCGGCGGAGATGTTCTCACCGCTGCGGCGGATCATGTCCTTGGTACGGCCCACGTAGTACACGCGGCCTTCGCCGTCCATTGTGGCCAGATCGCCGGTGTGGAACCAGCCGCCGTCGAAAGCGCGCCTGGTCGCTTCGGGGTCGTCGTGGTAGCCGTGCATCAGGCCGACCCCGCGGATCAGCAGCTCGCCGGTTTCCCCGCGCGGCAGCGGTTTCCCGTCCGCGTCAGCGATCATCACCTCACGGGTCGGCGCCGGCCTGCCGAGGCAGCC from Amycolatopsis sp. EV170708-02-1 includes:
- a CDS encoding isochorismate synthase, which encodes MTTSTAPATPADLAARYERGDFLLATARHALLASGAVATATDTEPSRLSGALPGLFTDSGGSIAVGVLPFDTGSTPSHLVLPRAVHRASSDHAAVPPRTSLPRPVKVTPVPEPEAHLAAVRAAVAALSDRDLRKVVLARALDLDFAEAVPVAEVVRNLANGNPRHTTYAAQLPDGRTLVGATPELLLSRTGGAVLSRPHAGSMPRSADPAIDKANGEALLASEKDHVEHAVVVESVVEILRPFCRTLDVRGPELVSTPAIWHLSTTVTGELIDQDVTALDLAAALHPTPAICGTPTDAARSLVQELEPFDRAYYAGAVGWVDAAGDGEWAVGIRCAEIADTAMRLYAGGGIVPASDPQTELDETSAKFRTLLAAMGLEL
- a CDS encoding acyl-CoA dehydrogenase family protein — its product is MDFSLSVEEREVRDWVRTFVQRDLMPREQEVLRRERAGQPGLTTDELRELQLKAKESGFWGVQTPEEYGGMGLSAVMTALLEAELGRTFVPFRFGGAADNILYYANDEQKERYLLPTISGERKSCFAITEPGAGSDAKAIRTSARKDGTDWVINGEKTFITGGNEADFVMVFAITDPEKGANGGVTCFLVDRDAGWKSEYIDTMGEWGPAALVFEDVRVPETQILGELGHGFDLAMQWIGAGRYLLPARAIGSCERLISMAIEHANTRETFGQKIAERQAIQWMIADSGTELEALRWLVLHAAWQVDQKLDSRHAQSMAKLYGGVKANEIVDRVLQIHGGMGYTRELPVERWYRELRLLRIYEGTDEIQRRTIARNLLKGHVKVGGTLG
- a CDS encoding TetR/AcrR family transcriptional regulator, with protein sequence MALSTRERVRQAAVKLFAAKGFHGTGIRDLAQEAELSSASLYHYMGTKEDLLVAIMNESLRRLLDAAELATAGLSDPVSRLGSLVALHVLAHAIQPDDTRVVDNEVHALTPGARAEVVGLRDAYEKLWADAIEDGVAAGVFHTGQPSVTRLALVEMCSGVARWYSPQGPLTLDQLASHYAELALRALACERQLDVTALQNCREVVSGVWRVPV
- the mihF gene encoding integration host factor, actinobacterial type, with the translated sequence MALPTLTPEQRADALAKAAEARKARSELLASIKSGKESIDKVLKQAKENKTIGKTKVTQLLKAVPGLGAVKVAALLEQAGIDPDRRAAGLGERQREALLEALK
- a CDS encoding 4'-phosphopantetheinyl transferase superfamily protein; its protein translation is MIECAVRWSEPLPAEPRFLALLDELEQGRYANYRQDIDKRRFLTGRVLAKTVAAERLGMAVEDVSFDATCEDCGKPHGRPKVPGAPLMLSISHSGDLIGVAATAGTPVGLDVETATRRAEDSLMEYALTPAEQAAISGLSDEQRATAFFTYWTRKEAVMKATGKGLKIPLQSITFSGYDEQARLVRSTHEALDPARTRLADLKAAEGYRAAVALITSDDISVTETFATL
- a CDS encoding cation:dicarboxylate symporter family transporter; translated protein: MSTAAPAAKRDRTHYLYIAVIVAVALGIAVGILFPAVGKELKPLGTGFVNLIKMMISPIIFCTIALGVGSVAKAAKVGRVGGLAIGYFLIMSTVALVIGLVVGNILQPGTGLHLTPEIAEKGQDQIAKSEGTVEFLLGIIPKTLVSAFTEGEVLQTLLVALLAGFALQKLGTKGEPIRRGIEHIQRLVFRILAMIMWAAPVGAFGAIAAVVGETGWKALQSLAVIMLGFYITCALFVFVVLGLIIGLFARVNIFKLLRYLGREFLLILSTSSSESALPRLIAKMEHAGVSKPVVGITVPTGYSFNLDGTAIYLTMASIFIADALDKPLTIGEQISLLVFMIIASKGAAGVTGAGLATLAGGLSSHRPELVDGVGFIVGIDRFMSEARALTNFAGNAVATVLIGTWTNEIDREQLDRTLNGESPFDEATLLDENASDATVESGKKET